Proteins encoded within one genomic window of Humulus lupulus chromosome 1, drHumLupu1.1, whole genome shotgun sequence:
- the LOC133832920 gene encoding uncharacterized protein LOC133832920: protein MIVMGLDLHSVVILFIYFSFHLADVPKLCLNLHFVFYYAYLYFDISLLVDFLAFQELVTAWVVILACLVHGFVTVLVASEAHAITLAVEGLLGVVFTVAALTDEAMDVGEVL, encoded by the exons atgatagttatgggattggATTTGCATTcagttgttatattatttatttattttagttttcatcttgcagatgttcccaagctttgtttgaatcttcattttgttttctattatgcttatttatattttgatatttctttgcTAGTTGATTTTCTGGCATTTCAGGAACTTGTTACTGCTTGGGTTGTCATCTTGGCTTGCCTTGTCCATGGGTTTGTTACAGTCTTAGTTGCTAGTGAAGCTCATGCAATAACTCTGGCTGTTGAGGGTTTGTTAGGAGTTGTGTTTACAGTGGCTGCATTAACAGATGAAGCAATGGATGTTggtgag GTACTTTGA
- the LOC133834036 gene encoding protein XRI1-like: MDCDNDKSAQWGWQKDSYFQKDPNYVMSEGLWNGVAHNEEDISYMFDEETTPVKACMDLEYHVDHKDTMNKEVEECRESFSQLKRRRMLQFTNDDFDNSLLCDEISSVFLKSNEVDSLEEALPSASDWISGFTEDTSASASGYETLDHSDEWITDCLNDNEMHFSSDTMNTSGTSDFQIDIAEFCEIAPEYENNLPQQRVSTPQKIVFKDGVDFLSHGHDLVFWGILVGTSDLISLQYSCTVKEYTKFAA; this comes from the exons ATGGACTGCGATAACGACAA AAGTGCGCAATGGGGTTGGCAAAAGGATAGTTATTTCCAAAAGGATCCAAATTACG TCATGTCTGAAGGTCTTTGGAATGGAGTGGCTCATAATGAAGAAGATATTTCTTATATGTTTGATGAGGAAACAACCCCAGTTAAGGCCTGCATGGATTTGGAATACCATGTTGACCATAAAG ATACTATGAACAAGGAAGTTGAAGAATGTAGGGAGTCCTTTTCACAATTGAAGAGGCGCCGAATGCTACAGTTTACCAATGATGACTTTGATAACTCCCTTCTCTGTGATGAGATTTCTTCCGTCTTCCTTAAATCAAAT GAGGTTGATTCACTTGAGGAGGCTTTACCTTCTGCATCTGATTGGATCTCTGGATTTACAG AAGATACATCTGCGTCTGCCTCTGGATATGAGACCCTGGATCATTCAGACGAATGGATTACTGATTGCCTTAATGATAATGAGATGCATTTCAGCTCTGATACTat GAATACTTCTGGCACATCTGATTTTCAAATTGATATTGCAG AGTTTTGCGAGATTGCACCCGAGTATGAAAATAATTTGCCACAACAACGTGTTTCTACTCCACAGAAGATAGTTTTCAAAG ATGGTGTAGATTTTCTTTCTCATGGTCATGATTTAGTCTTTTGGGGAATTTTAGTTGGCACTTCAGATTTGATTAGCTTACAATATTCTTGTACAGTTAAAGAGTACACAAAATTTGCTGCATGA